Proteins from a genomic interval of Flammeovirgaceae bacterium SG7u.111:
- a CDS encoding PepSY domain-containing protein encodes MIISIWRYSHLLLAVSSFIFISIASITGVILAVEPISNKLEKYDVDGASELSLSETIPQLKNSYDEIFSLEVGANGFVALSAIDQKGNMGNFYINPFTGEKEGDLIKKSSLFEFATNLHRSLFLKAIGRFFIGLTSFLLFLITITGAILILKRQQGIKHFLSKIVKDNFFQYYHVYLGRLVLIPIIIISITGTYLSLQRFAIIPEGKISHNIDFGNRSDSPKINLEDFPIFKNTQLSDIRSLEFPFSPDEEDYFTLQLKTKELLVDQYTGEVLSEINSPLVKVLSDLSISLHTGRGSIGWSIILGLSSFSTLFFIYSGFSLTLKRRNYKLKNTFGKDECDYIILVGSETGSTLPYAIQLHEQLLKAEKKAFITELNRYTRFKQMEHLVVITSTYGQGEAPENARKFLQIFRETRPKTAYSFSVVGFGSLAYIEFCKFAFDIDHFLQKDANSHRLLETHTINNRSWESYRQWVKQWSEELELSLELPANNPVEVKKKEKQLFKVVKKTQAAENPDETFLLQVESSQKQRFQSGDLLAIYPAPNAYERLYSMAVLQNNQVLLSIKRHEKGLCSNYLNELNFGETLEANIVKNQEFYFPKKAKRVVMIGTGTGIAPFLGMLDKNNRQVETHLYWGARNQQSFELYKNYIETALNDNRLTNFIPAYSRLGTSKTYVQELISRDSQWIAQTLREKGVIMICGSIAMQKEVIAHLEKICLIINQKSLSYYQNRNQLRMDCY; translated from the coding sequence ATGATTATCTCAATTTGGAGATACAGCCATTTGCTCTTGGCTGTATCTTCTTTCATATTTATATCGATCGCTTCCATAACAGGTGTCATCCTAGCTGTTGAACCTATTTCCAACAAACTAGAAAAATATGATGTAGATGGAGCTTCCGAACTGAGCCTTTCAGAAACAATACCACAATTAAAAAATTCGTATGACGAAATATTTAGCCTAGAAGTGGGTGCCAACGGCTTTGTAGCCCTATCGGCAATAGACCAAAAAGGGAATATGGGCAACTTTTATATCAACCCTTTTACGGGGGAGAAAGAGGGTGATTTAATAAAAAAATCGTCTCTATTTGAGTTTGCCACAAACTTACACCGCTCCTTATTTCTCAAGGCAATCGGACGTTTTTTCATAGGGTTGACCTCTTTTCTACTTTTCCTCATTACCATTACGGGTGCTATTCTTATCCTGAAAAGGCAACAGGGAATAAAGCATTTCCTTTCAAAGATAGTGAAGGATAACTTTTTCCAATATTACCATGTATACCTAGGTCGCTTGGTGCTCATCCCTATCATCATTATTTCCATCACTGGTACATATTTATCCCTCCAACGCTTTGCTATTATACCCGAAGGAAAGATTTCTCATAACATCGACTTTGGAAACCGTTCAGATTCTCCTAAAATCAACCTAGAGGATTTTCCTATTTTCAAAAACACCCAATTGTCTGATATCCGCTCGTTGGAATTTCCTTTTTCACCAGATGAGGAAGATTATTTCACCCTCCAGCTGAAGACAAAAGAACTATTGGTCGACCAATACACAGGAGAGGTATTGAGCGAAATAAATTCCCCCCTCGTTAAAGTTCTTTCCGACCTAAGTATTTCCCTACATACAGGCAGAGGTAGCATAGGATGGTCTATTATACTTGGTTTATCATCCTTTAGCACCCTATTTTTCATTTATTCGGGCTTTTCTCTTACACTCAAAAGGCGAAATTACAAACTTAAAAACACATTCGGTAAAGACGAGTGCGACTATATTATATTGGTAGGCTCGGAAACGGGCAGTACGTTACCGTATGCTATCCAGCTCCACGAGCAACTCCTAAAAGCCGAGAAAAAAGCCTTTATTACCGAACTCAATAGGTATACACGATTTAAACAGATGGAACACCTTGTGGTGATCACCTCTACCTACGGACAAGGGGAAGCTCCTGAAAACGCCCGTAAATTCTTGCAGATATTTAGGGAAACCAGACCTAAAACTGCCTACTCTTTTTCTGTTGTTGGGTTTGGCTCTTTGGCTTATATCGAGTTCTGCAAGTTTGCTTTTGACATAGACCATTTCCTCCAAAAAGATGCAAACAGCCATAGGCTACTCGAAACACATACCATCAATAATCGTTCTTGGGAATCGTACCGCCAATGGGTAAAACAATGGAGCGAAGAACTGGAACTTTCACTTGAGCTTCCTGCAAACAACCCTGTGGAGGTAAAAAAGAAGGAAAAGCAACTGTTTAAAGTAGTCAAAAAAACGCAGGCTGCTGAAAACCCAGATGAAACCTTTCTTTTACAAGTAGAATCCAGTCAAAAACAAAGATTTCAGTCAGGTGACCTGCTGGCTATATACCCAGCTCCTAATGCATATGAACGCCTTTATTCTATGGCTGTCCTCCAAAATAACCAAGTACTGCTTAGTATAAAAAGACATGAAAAAGGGTTGTGTTCCAACTACCTAAACGAGTTGAACTTTGGTGAAACACTAGAAGCTAATATTGTCAAAAATCAAGAATTCTATTTCCCCAAAAAGGCAAAAAGAGTTGTGATGATAGGTACGGGAACTGGCATAGCTCCTTTCTTGGGCATGTTGGACAAAAATAACAGGCAAGTAGAAACTCACCTATACTGGGGCGCAAGAAACCAGCAATCTTTTGAACTGTACAAGAACTACATTGAAACTGCCTTAAACGACAATCGTCTGACCAATTTTATCCCTGCTTATTCTAGACTGGGCACGAGTAAAACCTATGTGCAAGAGTTGATTTCCAGAGATAGCCAATGGATAGCTCAAACGCTTCGGGAAAAGGGTGTTATCATGATCTGTGGCTCCATAGCGATGCAGAAAGAGGTAATCGCACATTTGGAGAAAATCTGCTTAATCATTAACCAGAAGTCTCTCAGCTATTACCAAAATAGAAACCAACTCAGGATGGATTGTTACTAA
- the pckA gene encoding phosphoenolpyruvate carboxykinase (ATP), with protein MQQIGIRSKKTNLYSLGIKSANVKWNLEPSQLYEEIIKNDEGVIADSGAVMVDTSIFTGRAPKDKYVVKDEKTADTVWWGNINQPIEPSVFDEIYKEMITYLYDKDLYARDGFAGADPKYTLPVRFVNTYAWQNLFIDNMFIRPSKEELENFEPEWTVIDAPEFTVDPKRFGIRSSNFALVSFTKKQIIIGGTGYAGEMKKGIFSVLNYVLPQEKGILSMHCSANVGKNDDTAIFFGLSGTGKTTLSADPNRDLIGDDEHAWTEDGVFNFEGGCYAKVIDLSKEKEPQIWDAVKFGAILENTRFTEGNTTRTVDFTDNSVTENTRVSYPIHHIANARIPSVGPKPKNIFFLTCDAFGVLPPISKLTPGQAMFHFISGFTSKVAGTEMGITEPQPTFSACFGAAFLPIHPTKYAEILGENMKKTDVNVWLINTGWSGGSYGVGERMSLKYTRGMITAALENKLDNVEYATDPIFGVNVPTSCDGVPSEVLIPKNTWADKAAYEKTATKLAEMFNKNFEKYADYANEEILAGAPNSGVTA; from the coding sequence ATGCAACAAATCGGTATTCGTTCTAAGAAAACAAATCTTTATTCTCTTGGTATCAAATCCGCAAACGTGAAGTGGAACTTAGAGCCATCTCAATTGTACGAAGAGATCATCAAAAATGATGAAGGTGTAATAGCAGACTCAGGCGCAGTGATGGTAGATACATCTATTTTCACAGGTCGTGCACCAAAAGACAAGTATGTAGTGAAGGATGAAAAAACTGCTGATACTGTATGGTGGGGTAACATTAACCAACCAATAGAGCCTTCAGTATTTGATGAGATCTACAAAGAGATGATCACTTACTTGTACGATAAAGACTTATATGCAAGAGACGGTTTTGCAGGTGCTGATCCAAAATATACGCTTCCTGTACGTTTCGTAAACACTTACGCTTGGCAAAATTTGTTCATCGACAACATGTTCATCAGACCTTCTAAAGAAGAACTAGAGAACTTCGAGCCAGAGTGGACAGTAATTGATGCTCCTGAGTTCACAGTTGATCCTAAACGTTTCGGTATCCGTTCTAGCAACTTCGCTTTGGTTAGCTTTACTAAAAAGCAAATCATCATTGGTGGTACTGGTTATGCTGGTGAGATGAAAAAAGGTATCTTCTCAGTGTTGAACTATGTTCTACCACAAGAAAAAGGTATCCTTTCTATGCACTGCTCAGCTAACGTTGGCAAAAACGACGACACTGCTATCTTCTTCGGATTGTCAGGTACTGGTAAAACTACACTTTCTGCCGATCCTAACAGGGATTTGATTGGTGATGACGAGCACGCTTGGACTGAAGACGGAGTATTCAACTTTGAAGGTGGTTGCTACGCTAAAGTTATCGACCTTTCTAAGGAAAAAGAGCCACAAATTTGGGATGCCGTTAAGTTTGGTGCTATCCTTGAAAACACTCGTTTCACTGAAGGTAACACAACAAGAACTGTAGACTTCACTGACAATTCAGTTACTGAAAATACTAGGGTATCTTACCCAATCCACCACATAGCAAACGCAAGGATTCCTTCAGTAGGGCCTAAGCCTAAGAACATCTTCTTCTTGACTTGTGATGCATTCGGTGTATTGCCTCCGATCTCTAAATTGACTCCAGGTCAGGCTATGTTCCACTTCATCTCTGGCTTTACTTCTAAAGTTGCTGGTACTGAAATGGGTATCACTGAGCCACAACCAACATTCTCAGCATGTTTCGGTGCAGCATTCTTGCCTATCCACCCAACAAAATATGCAGAGATTCTTGGTGAAAACATGAAGAAAACTGACGTGAATGTTTGGTTGATCAACACTGGATGGTCTGGTGGATCTTACGGAGTTGGAGAGAGAATGAGCTTGAAATACACTAGGGGTATGATCACTGCCGCTCTCGAAAACAAACTTGACAATGTAGAGTACGCTACCGACCCAATCTTCGGAGTAAACGTTCCTACTTCATGTGACGGTGTTCCTTCAGAAGTATTAATTCCTAAGAACACTTGGGCTGACAAAGCTGCTTACGAAAAAACTGCTACTAAACTAGCAGAGATGTTCAACAAGAACTTCGAGAAATACGCAGATTATGCTAACGAAGAAATCTTGGCTGGCGCACCTAACTCAGGCGTAACAGCATAA
- a CDS encoding CBS domain-containing protein, whose product MKLNVPISKVMMTQIFTVEPKDKLSVIKETFDLYHFRHLPVINQGRMVGIISQSDFLRVTYGANLKPEEDQQVNEEIYGSITAEEIMTHVVRTLTSKHTVLDAALLFEKNQFHCLPIVDKGKLVGMVTPIDLVRHLKNRILLNKDMEDAGSRLPKSELSIGNSLSNL is encoded by the coding sequence ATGAAACTCAACGTCCCTATATCCAAAGTAATGATGACCCAGATTTTCACCGTAGAGCCCAAAGACAAGCTCTCTGTGATCAAAGAAACATTCGATCTCTACCATTTCCGCCACCTTCCCGTCATTAATCAAGGCAGGATGGTCGGTATCATTAGCCAATCTGATTTTTTGCGCGTGACCTACGGTGCAAACTTGAAACCTGAAGAAGACCAGCAGGTGAACGAAGAAATTTATGGGTCTATTACCGCCGAAGAAATAATGACTCATGTAGTAAGGACGCTTACCTCCAAGCACACGGTGCTGGATGCCGCCTTGCTTTTCGAAAAGAATCAATTCCACTGCTTACCTATAGTAGATAAAGGAAAGCTTGTGGGCATGGTAACTCCTATAGATTTGGTGAGACACTTGAAAAACAGGATTCTTTTGAACAAAGATATGGAAGATGCGGGTAGCCGATTGCCTAAAAGCGAGCTCTCTATTGGGAACAGCTTATCCAATCTGTAG
- a CDS encoding AIR synthase-related protein, translating to MQEERYRQRGVSADKEDIHKAIKNLDKGLFPKAFCKIVPDLLGNDPEQCVIMHADGAGTKSSLAYMYWKETGDISVWEGIAQDAIIMNVDDLLCVGATDNMLLSSTIGRNKNLVPGEVISAIINGTEAVLENLRDHGVNIHSTGGETADVGDLVRTIIVDNTITARMKRSEVVNNANIKAGDVIVGLASFGQATYESAYNGGMGSNGLTSARHDVFGKYLAEKYPESFDPGVPSDLVYSGSKKLTDSVEGSPLDAGQLVLSPTRTYAPVIKKILDGYRNEVHGMVHCSGGAQTKILHFVEGLHIIKDNLFDCPPLFKLIQEESKTDWKEMYKVFNMGHRMEIYLDEKYAQDIIDISTSFGIEAQIVGRVEAADQKKATIRSQFGEFIYG from the coding sequence ATGCAGGAGGAAAGATATAGGCAAAGAGGCGTTTCGGCTGATAAAGAAGATATTCACAAGGCAATCAAAAACTTGGACAAAGGGCTTTTCCCAAAGGCTTTTTGCAAGATAGTGCCCGATTTGCTGGGCAACGATCCTGAGCAATGCGTGATTATGCATGCCGACGGTGCAGGCACAAAATCTTCCCTCGCTTATATGTACTGGAAAGAAACAGGCGATATTTCAGTGTGGGAAGGAATTGCCCAAGATGCCATCATCATGAACGTAGATGATCTGCTTTGCGTAGGCGCAACCGATAATATGTTGCTTTCTTCTACCATTGGTAGGAACAAGAACCTAGTGCCCGGCGAGGTGATTTCGGCAATTATCAACGGAACGGAAGCAGTGCTGGAAAACCTGCGCGACCATGGGGTGAACATCCACAGCACGGGAGGGGAAACTGCCGATGTTGGGGATTTGGTTCGGACAATCATAGTAGATAATACCATCACTGCCCGCATGAAACGCAGCGAGGTGGTGAACAATGCAAATATAAAAGCAGGCGATGTGATCGTGGGCTTGGCTTCCTTTGGGCAAGCTACGTACGAAAGTGCCTACAATGGCGGTATGGGCAGCAATGGGCTCACCTCAGCTCGTCACGATGTGTTTGGCAAGTACCTTGCGGAAAAATACCCTGAAAGCTTCGATCCGGGCGTTCCCTCTGACTTGGTATATTCGGGTTCAAAAAAACTGACCGACAGCGTAGAAGGTAGCCCTTTGGATGCTGGTCAGTTGGTGCTTTCTCCCACGCGAACTTATGCGCCCGTTATTAAGAAAATATTGGACGGTTACCGCAACGAGGTGCACGGTATGGTGCATTGCAGCGGCGGAGCGCAGACCAAAATCCTTCACTTTGTAGAGGGGCTACATATTATTAAAGACAACCTGTTCGATTGCCCTCCACTTTTCAAGCTCATCCAAGAAGAGAGTAAAACGGATTGGAAGGAAATGTACAAAGTCTTCAACATGGGGCATAGGATGGAAATCTACCTCGATGAAAAATATGCCCAAGACATCATCGATATCTCCACCTCTTTCGGCATAGAAGCACAAATAGTAGGCAGGGTAGAAGCTGCCGACCAGAAAAAGGCAACTATCCGAAGCCAGTTTGGTGAGTTTATTTATGGCTAG
- a CDS encoding sulfatase-like hydrolase/transferase, with product MKRHILTTILLVISTYAFAQPNIILIESDDQSNVAVGAFGFGEMHTPNIDKLAKEGVYFTSAHNMGCWSPAVCIPSRTMLFNGTTIWKASKITAKKVPGASLTERLSAEGYTTYFTGKWHALGKRPQDTFDHVGHILPGQLKTYYTEEGHLTDVVGDEAVEFINQAAKEDNPFFLYVAFNAPHVPRQTEQKYYDMYPTSKIKLPPSVKDGEPLHPHIKYNYTSDPIRAKSMKERYQQNNAMVTHMDERVGDIIAALKKSGKYENSIIVFMSDHGISFGENGVAGKVCLYNVSATAPLIVCGPGIPSDIKLPQRVYLQDIYPTLLDLVGAEKPDYIDFKSLSPLIKQKTNKSPYASIYLAMFTDQRGIILNDHKLIMYPDGKAAELYNVTEDPWETTNLITQTGNEKLLKKLGKEFVAWQKETGDSLDLKPIFPEIFE from the coding sequence GTGAAAAGACACATTTTAACTACCATTTTGCTTGTAATTTCGACATACGCATTTGCCCAACCCAACATCATCCTTATCGAATCTGACGACCAAAGCAACGTTGCTGTTGGGGCATTTGGTTTTGGAGAAATGCACACACCCAACATTGATAAACTTGCCAAAGAAGGCGTTTATTTTACTAGTGCCCACAACATGGGCTGCTGGTCGCCAGCGGTATGTATCCCCAGCCGAACTATGCTTTTTAACGGAACTACTATCTGGAAAGCCTCTAAAATCACTGCTAAAAAAGTGCCCGGAGCATCACTTACTGAGCGGCTAAGCGCAGAAGGCTACACCACGTACTTTACAGGAAAATGGCATGCCTTGGGCAAAAGACCACAAGATACGTTCGACCATGTAGGTCATATCCTTCCTGGGCAATTGAAAACCTATTATACCGAGGAAGGACACCTCACGGATGTGGTAGGCGATGAGGCTGTAGAGTTCATTAATCAAGCTGCCAAAGAAGACAATCCTTTTTTCCTCTACGTTGCTTTCAATGCACCGCATGTCCCTCGCCAAACCGAGCAGAAATACTACGACATGTACCCTACCTCAAAAATCAAACTTCCACCTAGCGTGAAAGATGGCGAGCCGTTACACCCGCACATAAAATATAACTACACTTCTGACCCCATCAGGGCCAAGAGCATGAAGGAGCGCTACCAACAAAACAATGCCATGGTCACCCATATGGACGAACGAGTTGGGGATATCATAGCAGCGTTGAAAAAATCGGGAAAATACGAGAACTCGATTATCGTGTTTATGTCTGACCATGGCATAAGCTTTGGCGAAAATGGCGTGGCTGGCAAAGTATGCCTTTACAATGTGAGCGCTACCGCTCCATTAATTGTTTGTGGACCCGGTATCCCTTCGGATATAAAACTCCCCCAACGAGTGTACCTGCAAGACATCTACCCCACGCTGCTAGACTTAGTTGGGGCCGAAAAGCCAGACTATATCGACTTCAAATCCCTCTCTCCTCTCATTAAACAGAAAACCAACAAAAGTCCTTACGCCTCTATCTACCTAGCCATGTTCACCGACCAGCGAGGGATTATCCTCAATGACCACAAGCTAATCATGTACCCCGACGGAAAAGCAGCCGAGCTTTATAATGTAACAGAAGACCCTTGGGAAACGACCAACTTGATAACCCAAACGGGGAACGAAAAGCTATTGAAAAAACTTGGGAAAGAATTTGTAGCATGGCAAAAGGAAACAGGAGACTCGCTTGACCTAAAACCCATTTTCCCCGAAATATTTGAGTAA